From Rutidosis leptorrhynchoides isolate AG116_Rl617_1_P2 chromosome 3, CSIRO_AGI_Rlap_v1, whole genome shotgun sequence, a single genomic window includes:
- the LOC139896952 gene encoding F-box/FBD/LRR-repeat protein At1g13570-like produces the protein MMKTQRLSLDIISSLPQNIIETILTLMPIRDALRTSILSKKWRYSWMTMPKLVFDNNLVRAISGTGILLKYKLVNAIFHVLLLHSGPTILKFELSVNKLGMETEFDQIILFLSRRINVKCLIIENNSDPCYKLPTSFFLIKGLESLELFCCDFEPPLTFNGFNKLRDVYFEDVRVTAEVLQNFLSSCPLLEEVFLIADEKEYVDEKFINFETFFRCMIMRSLLISNTT, from the exons ATGATGAAAACTCAACGTCTAAGTTTAGATATAATCAGCTCCCTTCCTCAAAACATAATCGAAACAATTTTAACTCTTATGCCAATCCGAGATGCATTAAGAACGAGCATCTTGTCAAAGAAATGGAGGTATTCTTGGATGACCATGCCCAAACTTGTATTTGATAACAACTTGGTTCGAGCGATATCTGGTACTGGAATTTTGTTGAAATATAAACTAGTCAATGCGATCTTCCATGTTTTGTTACTACACAGTGGTCCGACGATACTAAAGTTCGAGCTTTCTGTCAACAAATTGGGCATGGAAACCGAGTTTGACCAGATCATACTTTTTCTTTCAAGGAGAATTAATGTGAAATGTTTGATCATTGAAAATAATTCAGACCCCTGCTACAAATTACCTACATCGTTCTTTTTGATAAAAGGGTTAGAATCTTTAGAGCTATTCTGTTGTGATTTTGAACCTCCATTGACATTTAATGGATTTAATAAGTTGAGGGACGTGTACTTTGAAGACGTTCGGGTTACTGCTGAAGTGCTTCAAAATTTCCTCTCGAGTTGCCCACTACTTGAAGAAGTCTTTTTG ATTGCTGATGAAAAAGAATATGTCGATGAAAAATTCATTAATTTTGAAACGTTTTTCAG ATGTATGATAATGAGAAGTTTGTTGATCTCCAATACGACTTGA